One stretch of Siphonobacter curvatus DNA includes these proteins:
- a CDS encoding saccharopine dehydrogenase family protein: protein MSKKVLIIGAGGVGNVVAKKVAMNPDSFSEILLASRTKSKCDKIAAEAREHGLPTPIQTAQVDADNVAELVALINDFKPFMVINVALPYQDLTIMDACLETGVHYLDTANYEPKDVAKFEYSWQWAYQDRFQKAGLMALLGCGFDPGVTQVFTAYANKHQFSEMQYLDIVDCNAGDHGKAFATNFNPEINIREITQPGRYWENGEWVEIPAMSVHKPIEYPNVGLKESYVLYHEELESLVKNFPTLKRARFWMTFGQQYITHLQVLENVGMTSIQPIKFQGMDIVPLEFLKALLPEPGTLGENYTGETSIGCQIRGIGKDGQEKTYFVWNNCKHQDAYKDTQAQGVSYTTGVPAMIGAKLMCDGVWMQPGVWNCEQMDPDPFMDLLNKHGLPWHEAVNEPLSVEQ, encoded by the coding sequence ATGAGCAAGAAAGTTTTAATTATTGGTGCCGGTGGCGTAGGCAATGTGGTTGCTAAGAAAGTAGCCATGAATCCGGATTCTTTTAGCGAAATCCTGCTGGCCTCGCGTACCAAGTCCAAGTGTGATAAAATTGCCGCCGAAGCTCGTGAGCATGGCCTCCCTACGCCCATTCAGACAGCCCAAGTGGACGCTGACAATGTAGCTGAGCTGGTTGCTTTGATCAACGACTTCAAACCCTTCATGGTCATTAACGTGGCTCTGCCCTACCAGGATCTGACCATCATGGATGCCTGTCTGGAAACGGGTGTGCATTACCTGGATACGGCCAACTACGAGCCCAAAGACGTAGCGAAGTTCGAGTACTCCTGGCAATGGGCCTATCAGGATCGCTTCCAGAAAGCTGGACTGATGGCCTTGCTGGGTTGCGGTTTTGATCCGGGCGTAACGCAGGTGTTTACAGCGTATGCAAATAAGCATCAGTTCTCGGAAATGCAGTACCTCGACATCGTGGACTGCAATGCCGGTGATCACGGAAAAGCCTTTGCTACCAACTTTAACCCCGAAATCAACATCCGGGAAATTACGCAGCCGGGTCGGTACTGGGAGAATGGCGAATGGGTGGAAATCCCCGCTATGAGCGTCCATAAGCCCATCGAATACCCAAACGTTGGTCTTAAAGAAAGTTATGTTCTGTACCACGAAGAACTAGAATCGTTAGTTAAGAACTTCCCAACCCTGAAGCGGGCTCGTTTCTGGATGACGTTTGGTCAGCAGTACATCACCCACTTGCAGGTGCTTGAAAATGTGGGCATGACCAGCATTCAGCCCATCAAGTTCCAGGGTATGGATATTGTTCCGCTGGAATTCCTGAAAGCTTTACTACCCGAACCCGGTACGCTGGGCGAAAATTATACGGGTGAAACATCTATCGGTTGCCAGATTCGGGGTATCGGTAAAGATGGCCAGGAAAAAACCTACTTCGTTTGGAACAACTGCAAGCACCAGGATGCCTACAAGGATACCCAGGCTCAGGGCGTAAGCTACACGACGGGTGTTCCCGCCATGATCGGAGCCAAGCTGATGTGCGACGGCGTGTGGATGCAACCCGGCGTCTGGAACTGTGAGCAGATGGATCCCGATCCGTTTATGGATTTGTTGAATAAACACGGTTTGCCCTGGCACGAAGCGGTGAATGAACCGTTGTCCGTAGAGCAATAG
- a CDS encoding DEAD/DEAH box helicase, with product MSFANLGLSEPLLKAIAEQQYTQAYPIQKEAIPAILAGKDLFGIAKTGSGKTASFALPILELFQQKPSTRNRSPKALVLVPTRELAMQIAEVFQTFSTRLPRKIRTLAVYGGVSINPQMKAMLGTEILVATPGRLLDLMQNKAISLAEVEMLVLDEADKMLNLGFAEEMKQIFARLPRKRQSLLFSATLGDAIEGINQQLLNNPVKIEIVEEEQNLDLIQQVAYRVADERKGPFLRYLIKSQDMRQVLVFVSSTRTADNLVVKLNKNGIQAYAMHSQKSQGARVQALSRFKSGEIRVLVATDLIGRGIDIQFLPYVINYELPRSPKDYVHRIGRTGRAEASGEAISLITPEDEHHFKIIQKKMGKRVELRESDEVNLHGY from the coding sequence ATGTCATTTGCCAATCTTGGTCTTTCCGAACCCCTGCTAAAAGCGATCGCTGAACAGCAGTATACACAAGCGTATCCCATTCAAAAAGAAGCAATTCCGGCGATTCTGGCGGGAAAAGACCTCTTTGGGATTGCGAAAACCGGTTCGGGAAAAACGGCCAGTTTTGCTTTGCCCATTCTGGAACTCTTTCAGCAAAAGCCTTCGACTCGCAACCGTTCGCCCAAGGCCCTGGTGCTGGTGCCCACCCGTGAGCTGGCGATGCAGATTGCCGAAGTTTTTCAGACGTTTAGTACCCGCCTTCCCCGAAAAATAAGAACGCTGGCTGTATACGGAGGGGTGTCGATCAATCCCCAGATGAAGGCGATGTTGGGTACGGAGATTCTGGTAGCCACGCCGGGTCGTCTGCTGGATTTGATGCAGAACAAAGCCATATCGCTGGCTGAAGTAGAAATGTTGGTGCTCGATGAAGCCGATAAAATGCTGAATCTGGGTTTTGCGGAAGAGATGAAGCAGATCTTCGCCCGCTTACCCCGCAAACGCCAGAGCCTATTGTTTTCAGCTACGCTGGGTGATGCCATTGAAGGTATTAACCAGCAATTGCTGAATAATCCGGTAAAAATTGAGATCGTTGAAGAAGAACAAAACCTGGATTTAATTCAGCAGGTAGCGTATCGGGTGGCGGACGAACGCAAAGGCCCTTTCCTACGGTATCTGATCAAGAGTCAGGATATGCGGCAGGTACTGGTCTTCGTTTCGTCCACGCGTACGGCGGATAATCTGGTCGTGAAACTGAATAAAAACGGCATCCAGGCGTACGCCATGCATAGCCAGAAAAGTCAGGGAGCCCGGGTGCAGGCCCTAAGCCGGTTCAAATCCGGAGAAATTCGGGTACTAGTGGCAACGGACCTGATTGGCCGGGGAATCGACATTCAGTTTCTTCCCTACGTGATCAATTACGAGTTACCCCGTTCGCCCAAGGATTACGTACACCGAATTGGCCGTACCGGACGAGCGGAAGCCTCCGGTGAAGCGATTTCGCTTATCACCCCCGAGGACGAACATCACTTCAAGATCATTCAGAAGAAAATGGGAAAACGCGTTGAACTACGCGAAAGTGATGAGGTGAATTTACACGGGTATTGA
- a CDS encoding lipocalin-like domain-containing protein codes for MKFSLAGFLLLSLTACQSHSDLQGTWQLVSSAKIENGRTTTDDWSGKKMIKILNATHFSFLNHDTNGGKDSTSASFVAGGGTYTHEGDRYTEQVEYCSYRPYEGKSFDFTVEIKQDTLIQTGKEEVKEMGINHVIVEKYVRVKN; via the coding sequence ATGAAATTCTCCCTCGCTGGCTTTCTCCTACTAAGCCTGACCGCTTGCCAATCCCATTCTGACCTTCAGGGAACCTGGCAACTGGTATCTTCCGCCAAAATCGAAAATGGTCGAACCACTACGGATGACTGGTCCGGTAAAAAAATGATCAAAATTCTGAATGCGACTCATTTTTCATTCCTGAATCACGATACGAACGGCGGGAAAGATTCTACGTCTGCCTCCTTTGTGGCCGGCGGCGGCACCTATACCCACGAAGGAGATCGGTATACGGAACAGGTAGAATACTGTAGTTACCGACCGTACGAAGGAAAAAGTTTTGATTTTACTGTAGAAATTAAACAGGATACGCTTATTCAGACGGGCAAGGAAGAAGTGAAGGAAATGGGTATCAATCACGTTATCGTTGAGAAGTATGTTCGCGTTAAAAACTAA
- a CDS encoding GyrI-like domain-containing protein: MNIVTIEPFYFVGLAVRTTNENGQAALDMGTLWKQFLSKNLISQIPNPLDSTLHCLYTDYEQDHTKPYTALLGCKVRSLDHVPEGFVGKTVAGGTYGVFKTAGKLSEGIVYQQWLRIWNTNLNRNYTTDFEVYTTNNPEDEVVAIYIALNDSARTDL, encoded by the coding sequence ATGAACATCGTCACCATCGAACCTTTCTATTTTGTGGGCCTCGCCGTTCGCACGACGAACGAAAACGGTCAGGCAGCCTTAGATATGGGCACTTTATGGAAGCAATTTTTATCGAAAAACCTCATCAGTCAGATTCCTAACCCATTAGACTCTACCCTGCATTGTCTCTACACCGATTACGAACAGGACCATACTAAGCCTTATACTGCCTTACTCGGCTGTAAAGTTCGTTCGCTGGACCATGTTCCGGAAGGGTTTGTGGGGAAGACGGTAGCAGGCGGCACCTACGGCGTATTTAAGACAGCGGGAAAACTCAGCGAAGGCATTGTCTATCAGCAGTGGCTAAGAATCTGGAACACGAATCTCAATCGAAACTATACGACTGACTTTGAAGTATATACAACCAATAATCCAGAGGACGAAGTTGTTGCTATTTACATTGCTCTAAACGACTCCGCTCGCACCGATTTGTAA
- a CDS encoding VOC family protein, producing the protein MNDPKIKTVPEHYTSVTPWIISTSSADLITFLKAVFDAEEIPNSRICNEAGDIIHVVVKLGNALVMLFDSRAGWGPTPSFLNVYVEDLEHTYQKALQQGATSVTAPTTLWFGEKVCRLLDPFGNLWWINQRTEDVDFTNPEAIAQRASTPEAVAGIAYIQQSLHEALLRQKDFFNNISSE; encoded by the coding sequence ATGAACGATCCAAAAATCAAAACCGTACCCGAGCATTATACGTCCGTTACTCCCTGGATTATCTCCACCTCTTCCGCTGACTTGATTACGTTTTTAAAGGCTGTTTTTGACGCAGAAGAAATTCCCAATAGCAGGATATGCAATGAAGCTGGGGACATCATCCACGTGGTAGTCAAACTAGGCAATGCACTCGTCATGCTTTTCGATTCCAGAGCAGGTTGGGGCCCTACGCCAAGCTTTTTGAATGTCTATGTGGAAGACCTAGAGCATACGTATCAGAAGGCCCTTCAACAGGGAGCCACATCAGTAACGGCCCCAACGACGCTGTGGTTTGGCGAAAAAGTATGCCGGCTTCTAGATCCTTTCGGCAATCTCTGGTGGATTAATCAGCGTACGGAAGACGTTGATTTTACCAATCCGGAAGCCATTGCTCAACGAGCTTCTACGCCGGAAGCTGTGGCCGGAATAGCCTATATCCAGCAGTCCTTGCACGAGGCTTTACTCCGTCAAAAAGACTTTTTCAACAATATATCCAGCGAATAA
- a CDS encoding helix-turn-helix transcriptional regulator, which yields MKAQDTSRLSRLIALLTQLQSKRLLTSTELATRFKVSVRTIYRDIRTLEEAGVPIVTEEGKGYSLLEGYRLPPIMFTEQEANAFITAEKLVLLNKDSSLTQHYADGITKIKSVLRNSARDKASILSERVAFEETGNEQSVSDFLSNVQLALTHFQVIKLDYYSPGNHEATHRLIEPFALINNLGQSWYLIAWCRLRQDFRLFRFDRIQKLTITNETFVPHKMSLQEYLEHYKSKF from the coding sequence ATGAAAGCTCAAGACACGTCCCGACTTTCCCGATTAATCGCCTTACTTACGCAATTACAATCCAAACGCTTACTTACCTCTACGGAACTTGCCACCCGGTTCAAAGTCAGCGTCAGAACGATTTATCGGGATATTCGAACGTTGGAAGAAGCAGGCGTACCGATCGTGACGGAAGAGGGAAAAGGCTATTCGCTGTTGGAAGGGTATAGACTTCCTCCGATCATGTTTACGGAACAGGAAGCTAATGCGTTCATTACGGCGGAGAAATTGGTGTTGTTGAACAAAGATTCGTCCCTGACCCAGCATTATGCAGATGGCATTACGAAAATAAAATCCGTATTGCGAAACAGTGCGAGAGACAAGGCTTCCATTCTTTCGGAACGCGTGGCCTTTGAGGAAACCGGTAACGAACAAAGTGTCAGTGATTTTTTGTCCAACGTTCAGCTAGCTTTGACGCATTTCCAGGTTATTAAGCTTGATTACTACTCCCCTGGAAATCATGAAGCAACGCATCGTCTGATTGAGCCTTTTGCTCTCATTAACAATCTCGGTCAAAGCTGGTACCTGATTGCCTGGTGTCGGCTTCGTCAGGACTTCCGGCTTTTTCGCTTTGATCGAATTCAAAAGCTGACTATTACTAACGAGACGTTTGTCCCGCATAAAATGAGTTTACAGGAATATCTGGAACACTACAAAAGTAAATTTTAG
- a CDS encoding CocE/NonD family hydrolase has product MKHQFRKISLALLMGMALTTASMQSVSAQGATTTRTDSLYVRQHYTKLERMIPMRDGVKLFTSIYIPKDESKKYPIMLDRTPYSVAPYGEDKYKTSIGPSMLFAREGYIIVYQDVRGKYMSEGDFVAVKPFNPNKTKKTDVDESSDTYDTIDWLLKNLPTNNGKVGTWGISAPGFYTTMTAIDAHPALKAASPQAPVTDWFMGDDRHHNGAFFLMGTFSFLSSYGAPRPQPTTQTTPQFSAFGTPDSYEFYKNLGPIKNINEKIFKGTNVIWNQMMENESYNGFWEARTPVPHLKNVKPAILTVGGWFDQEDLYGPLKTFAGIEKNSPKTENFLVMGPWIHGGWSRVKGDVLGNIRFDSDTGPFYRENIELAFFNHHLKDQADPKLPKAYIFETGSNQWKQYDAWPPKQSEQKNLYFHPNGKLSFDAPKANSFMEYLSDPDKPVPFTNEIRIIRGADFMYEDQRFAATRPDVLVYESEVLTEDVTISGNVMADLFVSTTGTDADFVVKLIDVYPGDAPNNSPIAGTKMGGFQLMVRGEVMRSKFRKSFSKPEAMVPNQVTEVKFDMQDAAHCFKKGHKIMVQVQSSWFPLVDRNPQKFVNIYKASESDFQKATHRVYASPKQASHVKVRVVK; this is encoded by the coding sequence ATGAAGCACCAATTCAGAAAAATTTCACTGGCCCTGCTGATGGGGATGGCTTTGACAACGGCCTCGATGCAGTCTGTTTCCGCTCAAGGGGCAACGACTACCCGAACCGATTCACTGTACGTTCGTCAGCATTATACCAAACTGGAACGGATGATTCCGATGCGGGACGGCGTGAAACTTTTCACGTCCATTTATATTCCCAAGGACGAATCGAAGAAGTACCCCATCATGCTCGATCGCACGCCCTATAGCGTGGCTCCCTACGGCGAGGATAAGTACAAAACGAGTATTGGCCCTTCCATGCTTTTTGCCCGGGAAGGTTACATCATTGTCTATCAGGATGTTCGGGGCAAATACATGTCTGAAGGAGACTTTGTGGCGGTAAAACCATTTAATCCCAACAAAACTAAAAAGACGGACGTAGACGAAAGTTCGGATACCTACGATACCATCGACTGGCTTTTGAAAAACCTGCCGACCAATAACGGCAAGGTAGGAACCTGGGGTATTTCGGCTCCCGGTTTTTACACGACCATGACTGCTATCGACGCTCACCCCGCCCTGAAAGCGGCCTCGCCGCAGGCTCCGGTAACGGACTGGTTCATGGGTGACGACCGACACCACAACGGAGCCTTTTTTCTGATGGGTACCTTTTCATTTTTATCGTCGTACGGAGCCCCTCGCCCCCAACCAACGACCCAGACGACTCCGCAATTCAGTGCCTTTGGAACGCCGGATTCCTACGAATTTTATAAGAATCTAGGCCCCATTAAGAATATTAATGAGAAAATTTTCAAGGGTACCAACGTCATCTGGAATCAGATGATGGAGAACGAAAGCTACAACGGATTCTGGGAGGCTCGTACGCCAGTGCCTCACCTGAAAAATGTGAAGCCCGCGATTCTGACCGTAGGCGGTTGGTTTGATCAGGAAGATTTGTACGGACCCCTAAAAACTTTTGCAGGGATTGAAAAGAACAGTCCGAAGACCGAGAATTTTCTCGTAATGGGCCCCTGGATTCACGGCGGATGGTCACGCGTTAAGGGCGATGTCTTGGGTAATATTCGTTTTGATTCAGATACGGGTCCTTTTTACCGGGAAAACATTGAGCTGGCCTTTTTCAATCATCACCTGAAAGATCAAGCTGATCCGAAGCTGCCGAAAGCGTACATTTTTGAAACAGGCTCGAACCAATGGAAACAGTACGACGCCTGGCCGCCGAAACAGTCGGAGCAAAAGAATCTGTACTTCCACCCTAATGGCAAACTGTCCTTCGATGCTCCTAAAGCGAACTCCTTTATGGAGTACCTCAGTGATCCGGACAAACCTGTACCCTTTACAAATGAGATTCGAATCATTCGCGGAGCTGACTTCATGTACGAAGATCAGCGATTTGCTGCCACGCGTCCCGACGTGCTCGTCTACGAATCGGAGGTACTAACGGAAGACGTTACTATTTCCGGAAATGTGATGGCCGACCTGTTTGTATCGACCACCGGTACGGATGCCGATTTTGTGGTGAAACTCATCGATGTGTACCCCGGAGATGCTCCTAATAACAGTCCGATTGCAGGTACGAAAATGGGTGGCTTTCAATTAATGGTACGCGGCGAAGTGATGCGTTCGAAGTTTCGCAAGAGCTTCTCCAAACCCGAAGCCATGGTTCCAAATCAGGTAACGGAAGTAAAATTTGACATGCAGGACGCCGCTCACTGCTTCAAGAAAGGTCACAAGATCATGGTACAGGTGCAAAGCTCCTGGTTCCCGCTCGTAGACCGTAACCCGCAGAAGTTCGTCAACATTTACAAAGCCAGCGAATCCGATTTCCAGAAAGCTACGCACCGGGTGTATGCGTCGCCGAAGCAAGCTTCGCATGTGAAGGTGCGGGTGGTCAAGTAA
- the lepA gene encoding translation elongation factor 4 — protein MNNIRNFCIIAHIDHGKSTLADRLIEQTQTVSQRQMQNQLLDDMDLERERGITIKSHAIQMDYKFEGQQYVLNLIDTPGHVDFSYEVSRSIAACEGALLVVDASQGIEAQTISNLYLALGHDLEIIPVLNKIDLPGAMPEEVSDQIVDLIGCERSDIIHASAKEGIGIAEILAAVVHRIPAPKGEPDGAFQGLIFDSVFNSYRGIEVIFRVYNGEIRKGDKVKFMATGREYYADEIGVLRLEKEPRDVIKTGDVGYLISGIKTAKEVKVGDTITRMDRLAAEAIKGFEDVKPMVFAGIYPVDTSEFEELREAMEKLQLNDAALIWEPETSAALGFGFRCGFLGMLHMEIVQERLEREFDMTVITTVPSVQFNVTTTKEELLKVSAPSEMPEPNHIESIEEPFIAAQIITKSEYVGAIMKLCMDKRGILKNQVYLTSDRIELQFEMPLSEVVFDFFDRLKTISRGYASLDYQYLGFKEGDMVKLDIMLNGEKVDALSAIVHRDKAYEWGKRLCEKLRELLPRQQFEIAIQAAIGQKIIARETVKALRKDVLAKCYGGDISRKRKLLEKQKKGKKRMRQVGNVEIPQEAFMAVLKLES, from the coding sequence GTGAATAACATTCGCAATTTCTGCATCATTGCCCACATTGATCACGGCAAGAGTACTTTGGCAGACCGTCTGATCGAACAAACCCAAACCGTATCTCAGCGACAAATGCAAAATCAGTTGCTGGATGATATGGATCTCGAACGCGAGCGGGGGATTACGATCAAGTCGCACGCCATTCAGATGGATTACAAATTTGAAGGGCAGCAGTACGTACTCAACCTGATTGATACGCCGGGCCACGTCGATTTTAGTTATGAAGTAAGCCGCTCCATTGCTGCCTGCGAAGGAGCGTTGTTAGTCGTGGATGCCTCTCAGGGAATCGAAGCCCAGACCATCAGTAACCTGTATCTGGCCTTAGGACACGACCTGGAGATTATTCCGGTATTAAATAAAATTGATTTACCGGGTGCCATGCCCGAAGAAGTATCCGACCAGATTGTGGATCTGATTGGCTGTGAGCGTTCGGATATTATCCATGCATCTGCCAAAGAAGGCATCGGTATCGCTGAAATTCTGGCTGCCGTTGTCCATCGGATTCCCGCTCCTAAAGGCGAACCCGATGGAGCTTTTCAGGGGCTGATCTTTGACTCCGTATTCAACTCCTACCGCGGTATTGAAGTAATCTTCCGCGTCTACAACGGTGAAATCCGAAAGGGTGATAAAGTGAAATTCATGGCGACGGGCCGTGAATACTACGCCGATGAAATTGGCGTACTGCGTCTGGAAAAAGAACCCCGCGACGTTATTAAAACGGGTGATGTAGGGTATCTGATTTCCGGTATTAAAACCGCTAAAGAAGTTAAAGTAGGAGATACCATCACGCGGATGGACCGGCTGGCTGCTGAGGCCATCAAAGGTTTTGAGGACGTAAAACCGATGGTATTCGCTGGGATTTATCCGGTAGATACGAGTGAGTTCGAAGAGCTTCGCGAAGCCATGGAAAAGCTGCAACTCAATGATGCGGCTTTAATCTGGGAACCCGAAACATCGGCGGCTCTGGGTTTTGGATTCCGTTGCGGCTTCCTGGGTATGCTGCACATGGAAATCGTACAGGAGCGTCTGGAACGCGAGTTCGACATGACGGTGATCACCACCGTTCCGTCCGTACAGTTCAATGTGACCACGACGAAGGAGGAGTTACTGAAGGTTTCGGCTCCATCGGAGATGCCCGAGCCCAACCATATTGAGTCCATTGAAGAACCTTTCATTGCCGCTCAGATCATTACGAAGAGCGAGTACGTGGGAGCCATCATGAAGTTGTGTATGGACAAACGCGGCATCCTGAAAAACCAGGTATACCTGACATCCGACCGGATTGAGCTTCAGTTCGAAATGCCGCTTTCTGAAGTCGTATTCGATTTCTTCGATCGTCTGAAAACGATCTCCCGCGGTTACGCTTCGCTGGATTACCAATACCTGGGCTTTAAGGAAGGGGACATGGTGAAACTGGACATCATGCTCAACGGTGAAAAAGTGGATGCTTTGTCAGCCATTGTACACCGGGATAAAGCCTACGAATGGGGTAAGCGTCTGTGTGAGAAACTTCGCGAGTTGCTGCCGCGTCAGCAATTTGAAATTGCTATTCAGGCAGCGATTGGCCAGAAAATCATCGCCCGGGAAACCGTGAAAGCCCTTCGTAAAGACGTATTGGCCAAGTGTTACGGTGGCGACATTAGCCGGAAGCGTAAACTGCTCGAAAAACAGAAGAAAGGTAAAAAACGGATGCGTCAGGTCGGGAACGTAGAGATTCCTCAGGAAGCGTTTATGGCTGTACTCAAGCTGGAAAGCTAG
- a CDS encoding fatty acid desaturase family protein — protein MSKLRFVDKRQSTFFADARQRVDAYFEENKISKHANQAMWNKTVFFLVVFWVLYGLIISNQFNVWVMLVLSIALGMTCAFIGFNICHDAVHGSFTDSSKLNRTLGLTFNLIGGNPYVWSITHNIVHHTYTNIPGHDEDLEIAPGLVRIDEDEPVNAVHKYQHIYAFLLYGLASLSWVLRKDYIKFFKQNIGKTPNRSHPKKEYFNLFFYKAVYYTLFIVLPLCVLSITWWQFVIGFLVMHFFEGLVLGLVFQLAHIVEYTEFPEPNGDGNIEESWAVHQMQTTANFSCNSSLAYFLCGGLNFQIEHHLFPKICHIHYPEISKIVKETAADHGIQYIENKTFWTALQSHYRVLRKYGKEDYAVQRMKMVPVQA, from the coding sequence ATGTCAAAACTTCGCTTTGTCGACAAACGCCAGTCAACTTTCTTCGCTGATGCCCGTCAGCGAGTCGACGCTTACTTTGAAGAAAACAAAATTTCCAAGCACGCTAACCAGGCCATGTGGAATAAGACTGTCTTTTTTCTGGTCGTATTCTGGGTCCTTTACGGCTTAATCATTTCCAATCAGTTCAACGTTTGGGTAATGCTGGTTTTATCCATTGCCTTGGGTATGACCTGTGCGTTTATTGGGTTTAACATTTGCCACGATGCGGTACACGGCTCATTTACGGACAGTTCAAAACTCAATCGTACGCTGGGTTTGACGTTCAACCTCATTGGTGGTAATCCTTACGTCTGGAGTATCACCCACAACATTGTTCACCACACCTACACGAACATTCCCGGACACGACGAAGACCTGGAGATTGCTCCTGGCCTCGTACGTATCGACGAAGATGAGCCCGTCAATGCCGTTCATAAGTATCAGCACATCTATGCCTTCCTCCTGTATGGATTGGCTTCGCTAAGCTGGGTATTACGCAAAGACTATATCAAGTTCTTCAAACAAAATATTGGTAAGACGCCCAACCGTAGTCATCCCAAGAAAGAATATTTCAATTTATTCTTCTACAAGGCGGTTTATTACACACTATTCATTGTACTGCCCTTGTGCGTGTTGTCTATTACCTGGTGGCAATTCGTCATTGGTTTTCTGGTGATGCACTTCTTTGAAGGACTGGTACTGGGCTTAGTGTTTCAATTGGCTCACATCGTTGAATATACCGAATTCCCTGAACCTAACGGGGATGGTAACATTGAAGAATCCTGGGCCGTACACCAGATGCAAACGACGGCTAATTTTTCCTGTAATAGTTCGCTGGCGTATTTCTTGTGTGGTGGATTAAATTTCCAAATTGAACACCATTTGTTCCCCAAAATCTGTCACATACACTATCCCGAAATTTCCAAGATTGTGAAAGAGACAGCCGCGGACCACGGGATTCAGTATATTGAAAACAAAACCTTCTGGACCGCTCTGCAATCGCACTACCGAGTGCTGCGGAAATACGGCAAGGAGGATTACGCCGTACAACGGATGAAGATGGTTCCCGTTCAGGCCTAA